In one Prochlorococcus marinus XMU1404 genomic region, the following are encoded:
- the secY gene encoding preprotein translocase subunit SecY, translating into MFSNKSRNPSSSEILSQLFLNKELRSRVLTTLGLLLLVRLGIYIPMPGIDRVAFKSFIDQGGQLIGFLDIFTGGGISTLGIFALGILPFINASIIIQLLTASLPVLEDLQKNEGEAGRRKIAQITRYVSLGWGFLQSIIFSLILRQYAIQGISETTFVLQTSLALVTGSMLVMWFSEIITEKGIGQGASLVIFLNIVSTLPKALSSTIEKAQTGDRGDVLGIAVLLGVFLLTIVGIIFVQEGARRIPIVSAKRQIGNATLLPTRQSYLPLKLNAGGVMPIIFASALIFLPITIANVTGNPVLIKLASSLNPGSSNPWPYALTFFALILGFSYFYASLTINPIDVASNLKKGGVAVPGVRPGTNTANYLSGIQNRLTLLGGLFLGSVAIIPAAVERATNVQTFQGLGATSLLILVGVAIDTAKQIQTYVISQRYEGLINN; encoded by the coding sequence ATGTTTTCCAACAAAAGTAGAAATCCTAGCTCTTCCGAAATACTATCTCAATTATTTTTAAATAAAGAATTAAGGAGTAGAGTTTTAACGACCCTAGGTCTTTTACTTTTAGTCAGACTTGGTATTTATATCCCAATGCCCGGTATTGATAGGGTTGCATTTAAAAGTTTTATAGATCAAGGTGGCCAATTAATAGGCTTTTTAGATATTTTTACAGGCGGTGGAATTTCAACACTTGGGATATTCGCATTGGGCATACTACCATTTATCAACGCATCAATTATTATTCAGCTTCTTACAGCTTCATTACCTGTTCTTGAAGACTTACAAAAAAATGAAGGAGAAGCAGGTCGAAGAAAAATTGCTCAAATAACAAGATATGTTTCCTTAGGATGGGGATTTTTACAAAGTATCATTTTCTCTTTAATTCTTAGACAATATGCAATACAGGGTATAAGTGAAACTACATTTGTATTACAAACCTCACTTGCCTTAGTAACTGGCTCAATGTTAGTTATGTGGTTTAGTGAAATTATTACAGAGAAAGGTATAGGACAAGGCGCTTCATTAGTAATTTTTCTGAATATTGTCTCTACTCTACCAAAGGCTTTAAGTTCAACTATTGAAAAAGCTCAAACTGGTGATCGAGGAGATGTATTAGGAATAGCAGTTTTACTTGGAGTCTTTTTGCTTACAATTGTTGGAATAATTTTTGTTCAAGAGGGAGCTAGACGTATACCTATTGTTAGTGCAAAGAGACAAATAGGAAATGCAACGTTACTTCCTACAAGGCAAAGTTACTTACCCTTAAAATTAAATGCTGGGGGAGTTATGCCTATTATTTTTGCATCTGCCTTAATTTTTTTACCTATAACAATTGCGAATGTGACAGGCAATCCAGTTTTGATCAAATTAGCCAGCAGTTTAAATCCTGGATCTTCAAATCCATGGCCATATGCTCTGACATTCTTTGCTTTAATTTTGGGTTTTTCCTATTTTTATGCATCTCTTACAATTAATCCAATTGATGTGGCATCAAATTTAAAGAAAGGAGGAGTTGCAGTACCTGGAGTGAGACCGGGAACTAATACAGCAAACTATTTATCAGGTATACAGAATAGATTGACTTTATTGGGAGGATTATTTCTGGGTTCAGTAGCTATAATCCCGGCTGCAGTTGAAAGGGCTACTAATGTCCAAACTTTTCAAGGTTTAGGAGCAACTTCATTACTGATTCTGGTGGGTGTTGCTATTGATACGGCTAAGCAAATTCAAACTTATGTTATTTCTCAAAGGTATGAGGGACTAATTAACAATTAA
- the rpmJ gene encoding 50S ribosomal protein L36, protein MKVRSSVKKISPDDQIVRRRGKIYVINKKRPRNKQRQG, encoded by the coding sequence ATGAAGGTCCGATCTTCAGTAAAAAAAATTAGCCCCGACGATCAGATCGTGAGGAGAAGAGGTAAAATCTATGTTATTAACAAGAAAAGACCTCGAAATAAACAGCGTCAGGGTTAA
- the rplX gene encoding 50S ribosomal protein L24 — MLDSLKQKKSFQRIKMRIKTGDLVKVINGKDKGKTGEVLKTIPLENRVVVKGINLRTKHIKPTQEGESGRILTEEASLHASNVMFFSKDKNLTSKIEYFIDKEGVKKRRLKKTGEVID; from the coding sequence ATGTTGGATTCATTAAAACAAAAGAAAAGTTTCCAGAGAATAAAAATGAGAATCAAAACTGGAGATTTAGTAAAAGTAATTAATGGCAAGGACAAAGGGAAAACTGGTGAGGTTCTAAAAACTATCCCTCTTGAAAACAGAGTAGTAGTTAAGGGAATTAACCTTAGGACCAAACATATTAAACCAACTCAGGAAGGAGAAAGTGGTAGAATACTTACAGAAGAAGCATCTTTACATGCATCAAATGTAATGTTCTTTTCAAAGGATAAAAATCTCACAAGTAAGATCGAATACTTCATTGATAAAGAGGGGGTTAAGAAAAGAAGATTGAAGAAAACTGGTGAAGTAATTGATTAA
- the rpsC gene encoding 30S ribosomal protein S3 yields the protein MGHKIHPSGLRLGITQEHRSKWFATSKTYPILLQEDSKIRNFIQKKYGAAGISDVLIARKADQLELELKTARPGVIVGRQGSGIEELRSGIQKTIGDRTRQVRINVVEVERVDADAFLLAEYIAQQLEKRVAFRRTIRMALQRAQRAGVLGLKIQVGGRLNGAEIARTEWTREGRVPLHTLRAEIDYATREANTTYGVLGIKVWVFKGEVLPKEEQTIPVGGNPKRKASRRPQQFEDRSNENS from the coding sequence ATGGGACATAAAATTCATCCTTCTGGACTAAGGTTAGGAATTACACAAGAGCATCGCTCGAAATGGTTTGCTACTTCTAAGACATATCCAATCCTTCTTCAAGAAGATTCTAAAATTCGTAATTTCATTCAAAAAAAATATGGTGCAGCAGGAATTAGTGATGTACTAATAGCCAGAAAAGCTGATCAACTGGAACTGGAATTAAAAACAGCAAGGCCGGGAGTGATAGTTGGAAGACAAGGAAGTGGCATAGAAGAATTAAGATCAGGAATTCAAAAAACTATAGGTGATAGGACAAGGCAAGTCAGAATAAATGTTGTTGAAGTCGAGCGAGTTGACGCGGATGCTTTTCTACTGGCTGAATATATTGCTCAACAATTGGAAAAAAGAGTTGCTTTCAGAAGAACTATAAGAATGGCCTTACAACGGGCTCAAAGGGCTGGAGTCCTCGGTCTTAAAATACAAGTAGGGGGAAGATTGAATGGTGCTGAAATTGCTAGAACAGAATGGACTAGAGAAGGTAGAGTTCCTTTACATACTTTGAGAGCTGAAATTGACTATGCTACACGCGAAGCTAATACTACTTACGGTGTTTTAGGTATTAAAGTTTGGGTTTTCAAAGGAGAAGTTCTTCCTAAAGAAGAACAAACAATCCCAGTGGGTGGAAACCCTAAGAGGAAAGCTAGTAGAAGACCTCAGCAATTTGAGGATCGTTCAAATGAGAATTCATAG
- the rpmC gene encoding 50S ribosomal protein L29, whose translation MKNSESLKEFKKLNSAQITDKIDQLRKDLFDLRFKQATRQLNETHKFKIIKKQVAQLLTLSKSQSASKTTSD comes from the coding sequence ATGAAAAACTCAGAGTCTCTGAAAGAATTTAAAAAATTAAATTCTGCTCAAATTACTGATAAAATTGATCAATTACGAAAAGATCTTTTTGACTTGAGATTCAAGCAAGCTACAAGACAGCTTAATGAAACTCATAAATTTAAAATCATCAAGAAACAAGTTGCGCAATTACTAACTCTCAGTAAGAGTCAATCTGCTTCTAAAACAACTTCTGATTAA
- the rplF gene encoding 50S ribosomal protein L6 yields the protein MSRVGKTPVLIPEKVTVDFDGSTVTVKGPKGELKRLMPEGVSFDKKDNTIVVSPTTTKIHSRQRHGLCRALIANMVEGVTQGFSKKLEIVGVGSRAQVKGKNLVVSAGYSHPVEMIPPDGITYKVESNTNVTVSGIDKEIVGNEAAKIRSIRPPEPYKGKGIKYHDERILRKAGKSGKK from the coding sequence ATGTCAAGAGTCGGAAAAACACCAGTACTTATTCCAGAGAAAGTTACAGTTGATTTTGATGGATCAACAGTTACAGTGAAAGGCCCAAAAGGTGAGTTAAAACGTCTCATGCCTGAAGGTGTTAGTTTTGATAAGAAAGACAATACTATTGTCGTAAGTCCTACTACAACAAAAATACATTCAAGGCAGAGACATGGTTTATGTAGAGCCTTAATTGCAAATATGGTTGAAGGTGTGACTCAAGGTTTTTCAAAAAAATTGGAAATTGTTGGCGTTGGATCTAGAGCACAAGTAAAAGGTAAAAATCTAGTTGTTAGTGCAGGATATAGTCATCCTGTAGAAATGATCCCCCCTGATGGTATAACATACAAAGTTGAGAGTAATACAAACGTTACCGTATCTGGAATTGATAAGGAAATTGTTGGCAATGAAGCAGCAAAAATCAGATCAATTAGACCCCCAGAGCCATATAAAGGTAAAGGAATTAAATACCATGATGAGAGAATTCTCAGAAAAGCTGGTAAATCTGGCAAAAAATAA
- the rpsE gene encoding 30S ribosomal protein S5 produces the protein MTDTPTKQEIQSKNDNVPGAMPGEQKKNNRNNERKRNRRGESKNLERDSDWQERVVQIRRVSKTVKGGKKMSFRAIVVVGNEKGQVGVGVGKAGDVIGAVRKGVSDGKKNLVRVPLTPNNSIPTLSKGRDGAANVLIRPAAPGTGVIAGGSIRTVLELAGIKNVLAKRLGSKTPLNNARAAMVALSQLRTHKSASRERGISLEQLYS, from the coding sequence ATGACTGACACTCCCACAAAACAAGAAATTCAATCCAAGAATGATAACGTTCCTGGAGCGATGCCTGGTGAACAAAAAAAGAATAATCGTAATAACGAGCGAAAAAGAAATAGAAGAGGCGAATCTAAAAATCTAGAAAGAGATTCTGATTGGCAAGAAAGAGTTGTTCAAATAAGACGTGTATCTAAAACTGTTAAAGGTGGAAAAAAAATGAGTTTTAGAGCAATCGTTGTTGTTGGAAATGAAAAAGGTCAAGTTGGAGTTGGAGTTGGAAAAGCTGGAGATGTCATTGGTGCTGTTAGAAAGGGAGTTTCAGATGGTAAAAAGAATCTTGTTAGGGTTCCTTTAACTCCTAATAATTCAATACCAACTTTATCTAAAGGTAGAGATGGTGCTGCTAATGTACTAATTAGACCAGCTGCTCCAGGTACAGGTGTAATTGCAGGGGGTTCAATTAGAACAGTTTTAGAATTAGCGGGCATAAAAAATGTCTTAGCAAAAAGATTGGGCAGTAAAACACCTTTGAATAATGCAAGAGCCGCTATGGTAGCTCTTTCCCAATTAAGAACACACAAATCTGCCTCAAGGGAGAGAGGCATCTCACTTGAACAGCTTTATTCCTGA
- the rpsH gene encoding 30S ribosomal protein S8, translating into MSNHDPISDMLTRIRNASQKKHTTTTIPGSKMSLSIAKVLQKEGFISDISEEGEGYKSQIILGLKYSGKNKFPTIRSMQRVSKPGLRIYKNTRGLPKVLGGLGVAIISTSRGVMSDRDARKQGIGGEVLCYVY; encoded by the coding sequence ATGTCAAATCACGATCCTATTTCAGATATGCTTACTCGAATTAGAAATGCGAGTCAAAAAAAGCATACAACTACAACAATCCCAGGTTCAAAAATGTCCTTAAGTATCGCTAAAGTGCTTCAAAAAGAGGGTTTCATTTCTGATATTAGTGAGGAAGGTGAAGGTTATAAATCACAAATTATACTTGGTCTCAAATATAGTGGTAAAAATAAATTCCCTACTATTCGATCTATGCAAAGAGTTAGTAAGCCTGGCTTGAGAATTTATAAAAATACTAGAGGGTTACCAAAAGTTCTTGGAGGTCTTGGAGTTGCCATAATATCAACTTCTAGAGGCGTTATGAGTGATCGCGATGCTAGGAAGCAAGGCATTGGCGGCGAAGTCCTCTGCTATGTTTATTAA
- the rplE gene encoding 50S ribosomal protein L5, with the protein MTLKNRYKESIRPKLLKDLGLKNIHQVPKVVKVNINRGLGEAASNSKALEASLNEMATITGQKALVTRAKKAIAGFKIREGMPIGCTVTLRGDRMYSFLERFINLALPRIRDFRGVNPKSFDGRGNYTVGVKEQLIFPEISFDKIDSIRGMDITIVTSAKSDQEGKALLQELGMPFSKN; encoded by the coding sequence ATGACTCTAAAAAATCGCTACAAAGAATCAATTAGACCAAAACTTCTAAAGGACCTTGGTCTTAAAAATATTCATCAAGTACCTAAAGTTGTCAAAGTCAACATTAATAGAGGTCTTGGTGAGGCAGCCTCAAATTCGAAAGCTTTAGAAGCCTCTTTAAACGAAATGGCAACAATCACAGGACAAAAGGCTTTAGTAACTAGGGCTAAAAAAGCTATTGCGGGTTTTAAAATTCGTGAAGGCATGCCGATTGGTTGTACTGTAACTTTACGAGGAGACAGGATGTACTCCTTTTTGGAGAGATTTATAAATCTAGCTTTGCCAAGAATAAGAGACTTTAGAGGAGTTAATCCAAAAAGTTTTGATGGGAGAGGAAATTACACCGTTGGAGTGAAAGAGCAATTGATTTTTCCTGAAATCTCTTTTGATAAAATAGATTCAATAAGAGGTATGGATATAACTATTGTTACTAGTGCAAAATCAGATCAAGAAGGTAAAGCTCTTTTGCAGGAGTTAGGAATGCCTTTTAGTAAGAATTAA
- the rpsM gene encoding 30S ribosomal protein S13, which produces MARIAGIDIPREKRVEIALTYVYGIGLTRSKLILSNTGVNPDIRVKDLSDSDVQKLRGATEEFTLEGDLRRKEGMALKRLQDIGCVRGRRHRMSLPVRGQRTRTNARTRRGSRKTVAGRKK; this is translated from the coding sequence GTGGCCAGGATTGCAGGAATTGACATACCTCGCGAAAAGCGAGTTGAAATTGCACTTACATACGTCTATGGAATTGGTTTAACAAGATCAAAGCTAATTCTTTCTAATACGGGTGTAAACCCAGATATTCGTGTCAAAGATCTTTCAGATTCTGATGTGCAAAAACTTAGAGGCGCTACAGAAGAATTTACTTTAGAAGGAGATTTGAGAAGAAAAGAAGGAATGGCTCTTAAACGTTTACAAGACATAGGTTGTGTAAGAGGAAGAAGACATAGAATGAGCCTTCCAGTGAGAGGCCAGAGAACTAGAACCAATGCAAGAACAAGACGGGGTTCAAGAAAAACAGTTGCTGGAAGAAAAAAATAA
- the rplR gene encoding 50S ribosomal protein L18 produces MTKLSRKLQTQKRHRRLRRFLIGDATRPRLSVFRSNNHIYAQVIDDSTQKTICSASTVDKELKEKSEKLASDCNSSSIVGKLLAKRAIKKGIKQVIFDRGGNLYHGRVKALADAAREAGLEF; encoded by the coding sequence ATGACCAAACTTTCTAGGAAATTACAAACACAAAAAAGACATAGAAGATTAAGGAGATTCTTAATTGGAGATGCAACGCGTCCAAGATTGTCTGTTTTTCGCTCTAATAACCATATTTATGCTCAGGTTATAGATGATAGCACTCAAAAAACTATTTGCTCAGCTTCAACTGTTGATAAAGAACTAAAAGAAAAATCTGAGAAATTAGCTTCTGACTGTAATTCTTCTTCTATTGTTGGAAAATTATTAGCGAAGAGAGCGATAAAAAAAGGTATCAAGCAAGTAATTTTTGACCGTGGAGGTAATTTATATCACGGCAGAGTTAAGGCACTTGCGGACGCTGCTCGTGAAGCTGGCTTAGAGTTCTAA
- the rplV gene encoding 50S ribosomal protein L22, which yields MTKTLETTKTAIAHGNYVRGSASKVRRVLDQIRGRSYRDALIMLEFMPYRSTDPITKVLRSAVANAEHNLGMDPSTLVISSAWANNGPVMKRYRPRAQGRAFSIKKQTCHITISVKSAPTQTNAEVQN from the coding sequence ATGACAAAAACACTTGAAACAACAAAAACAGCTATTGCTCATGGTAACTATGTTCGAGGATCAGCATCGAAGGTGAGAAGAGTTCTAGATCAAATAAGGGGTCGTTCATATAGAGATGCATTAATTATGTTGGAATTTATGCCTTACAGATCTACTGATCCCATTACTAAAGTATTAAGATCTGCAGTTGCTAATGCAGAGCATAATCTTGGTATGGATCCATCTACCTTAGTTATTTCCTCCGCATGGGCTAATAATGGTCCTGTAATGAAGAGATATAGGCCTAGAGCCCAAGGTAGAGCTTTTTCTATCAAAAAACAGACTTGCCATATTACTATTTCTGTTAAATCTGCTCCTACTCAAACTAATGCGGAGGTACAAAACTAA
- the rpsQ gene encoding 30S ribosomal protein S17: MALKERIGTVVSDKMDKTVVVAVINRYPHPTYKKIVSRTTRYKAHDPENKCVLGDRVKIKETRPLSAHKRWAIEEILNTTSQAKEVKK; encoded by the coding sequence ATGGCACTTAAAGAAAGAATTGGGACTGTTGTCAGCGACAAAATGGACAAAACAGTTGTTGTTGCTGTTATTAACAGATATCCTCATCCAACTTATAAAAAAATTGTAAGTAGAACTACACGATATAAGGCGCATGACCCCGAAAATAAATGTGTTCTAGGTGATCGCGTTAAAATTAAAGAAACTAGACCGCTTAGCGCCCACAAAAGATGGGCAATAGAAGAGATTCTCAATACAACAAGTCAGGCTAAGGAGGTTAAAAAATGA
- the rplO gene encoding 50S ribosomal protein L15, with protein sequence MTSTLNTLKSNSGSRKKKLRKGRGIAAGQGASCGFGMRGQKSRSGRPTRPGFEGGQMPLYRRVPKLKHFEIINQKNFSIINLDKLNDFKDNDTVNLDSLVKKGLIFKPKFPLKILGNGELKVKLTVQAHAFTKVAKQKIEDVGGTCELINNK encoded by the coding sequence ATGACTTCAACATTAAATACATTAAAATCAAACTCTGGCTCTAGAAAGAAAAAATTAAGAAAGGGTAGAGGTATTGCAGCAGGTCAAGGTGCCTCATGTGGTTTTGGGATGAGAGGGCAAAAGTCACGTTCTGGAAGACCTACACGTCCAGGTTTTGAAGGTGGTCAAATGCCTTTGTATAGAAGAGTTCCAAAATTAAAGCACTTTGAAATAATTAATCAAAAGAACTTTTCGATAATAAATTTAGATAAATTAAATGATTTCAAAGATAACGATACTGTTAACTTGGACTCATTAGTTAAGAAAGGGTTGATTTTTAAACCAAAATTTCCTTTAAAAATCCTTGGTAATGGAGAACTTAAAGTAAAGTTAACGGTACAAGCACATGCATTCACAAAAGTTGCGAAACAAAAAATTGAGGACGTAGGTGGAACTTGCGAGCTTATAAATAATAAGTAA
- the rplN gene encoding 50S ribosomal protein L14, giving the protein MIQQETYLTVADNSGAKRLQCIRVLGSNRRYAHVGDVIVATVKDALPNMGVKKSEIVKAVIVRTKATLRRNTGNSIRFDDNAAVLINEDKNPKGTRVFGPVARELRDKNYTKIVSLAPEVI; this is encoded by the coding sequence ATGATTCAGCAAGAAACTTATTTAACAGTTGCTGATAACAGCGGTGCAAAAAGACTCCAATGTATCAGGGTTTTAGGCTCTAATAGAAGATACGCACATGTTGGTGATGTAATCGTAGCAACTGTAAAAGATGCTCTTCCTAATATGGGAGTTAAGAAATCTGAGATTGTGAAAGCCGTCATCGTCAGAACAAAAGCAACACTAAGAAGAAATACTGGTAATTCAATCAGATTTGATGATAATGCTGCAGTTTTGATTAACGAAGATAAGAATCCAAAAGGTACTAGAGTCTTTGGTCCTGTAGCTAGAGAACTGCGGGATAAAAACTATACAAAGATTGTTTCTCTTGCGCCGGAGGTGATTTAA
- the rpsK gene encoding 30S ribosomal protein S11: MAATVKKTGSKKSKRNVPNGVVHIQSTFNNTIVSITDTSGHVISWSSAGASGFKGARKGTPFAAQTAAEAAARRALDQGMRQIEVLVRGPGSGRETAIRALQVAGLEITLIRDVTPLPHNGCRRPKRRRV; the protein is encoded by the coding sequence ATGGCAGCTACAGTAAAAAAAACAGGTTCAAAGAAATCTAAACGAAATGTACCCAACGGTGTGGTACACATCCAAAGCACATTTAATAATACTATCGTTTCAATTACAGATACTTCTGGTCATGTAATTTCTTGGTCTTCTGCAGGAGCTAGTGGATTTAAAGGAGCTCGAAAAGGTACGCCATTTGCTGCCCAAACAGCAGCTGAAGCTGCTGCTAGAAGAGCACTTGATCAAGGCATGAGACAAATAGAAGTATTAGTAAGAGGTCCGGGCTCAGGTAGGGAAACGGCCATAAGAGCTTTACAAGTGGCCGGATTAGAAATAACTCTAATAAGAGATGTAACTCCATTACCTCATAATGGATGCAGAAGACCTAAAAGGAGACGCGTTTAG
- a CDS encoding 50S ribosomal protein L23: MSKLFDSRLADVIRKPVITEKATNALDLNQYTFEVDHRAAKPQIKAAIEALFSVKVIGVNTMNPPRRTRRVGKFSGKRSQVKKAIVRLAEGDKIQLFPES, from the coding sequence ATGAGTAAATTATTCGATTCTCGTTTAGCTGATGTGATACGAAAGCCAGTTATTACTGAGAAAGCTACAAATGCACTAGATCTTAATCAATATACTTTTGAAGTAGATCATAGAGCGGCAAAGCCACAAATAAAGGCAGCTATAGAAGCCTTGTTCAGTGTTAAAGTCATAGGAGTTAACACTATGAATCCTCCTAGGAGAACAAGAAGAGTCGGTAAATTTTCCGGTAAGCGTTCTCAGGTCAAGAAGGCAATTGTACGTCTTGCTGAAGGAGACAAAATCCAATTATTTCCAGAATCTTAA
- the rplB gene encoding 50S ribosomal protein L2 gives MAIRKFKPYTPGTRQRVVTDFSEITSAKPERSLIVSKHRLKGRNNRGVITCRHRGGGHKRQYRIIDFRRDKKDINAKVAAIHYDPHRNARLALLFYEDGEKRYIIAPAGVKVGQNVISGESVPIEDGNSMPLSVMPLGSSVHCVELYAGRGAQMVRSAGASAQVMAKEGDYVALKLPSTEVRLVRKECYATLGEVGNSEIRNTSLGKAGRRRWLGRRPQVRGSVMNPCDHPHGGGEGKAPIGRAGPVTPWGKPALGLKTRKKNKPSNKLVVRRRRRISKRSRGGRDS, from the coding sequence ATGGCAATTCGTAAATTTAAACCTTATACACCTGGCACTAGGCAGAGAGTAGTTACTGACTTTAGTGAAATAACAAGTGCAAAACCTGAGAGATCACTTATAGTTTCAAAACATAGATTAAAAGGTAGGAATAATCGCGGAGTTATTACTTGTCGTCATCGTGGAGGTGGTCACAAAAGGCAATACAGAATAATCGACTTCAGGAGAGATAAAAAAGACATTAACGCTAAAGTTGCAGCTATCCACTACGATCCTCATAGAAATGCAAGGCTTGCACTTTTATTTTACGAAGATGGAGAGAAAAGATATATTATTGCTCCAGCTGGTGTAAAAGTCGGCCAAAATGTCATATCTGGAGAAAGCGTTCCTATTGAAGATGGAAATTCAATGCCATTATCTGTTATGCCATTAGGATCTAGTGTTCATTGTGTTGAGTTATATGCAGGAAGAGGCGCTCAGATGGTTAGATCCGCAGGAGCAAGTGCCCAAGTTATGGCAAAAGAGGGAGATTATGTTGCTCTAAAACTCCCATCTACTGAGGTACGACTTGTTAGAAAAGAATGTTACGCAACTCTTGGAGAAGTTGGTAATTCAGAAATAAGAAATACTAGCTTAGGGAAAGCAGGAAGAAGAAGATGGCTTGGAAGAAGACCTCAAGTAAGAGGAAGTGTAATGAACCCATGTGATCATCCACATGGAGGAGGAGAGGGAAAAGCACCAATTGGTAGAGCAGGCCCTGTTACGCCATGGGGTAAACCAGCTCTTGGGTTAAAGACACGTAAAAAGAACAAACCAAGTAATAAATTAGTAGTTCGAAGGCGTCGTCGCATTTCTAAGAGGAGTAGAGGAGGAAGAGACTCTTGA
- the rplP gene encoding 50S ribosomal protein L16: protein MLSPKRTKFRKQHRGRMRGVASKGNTIAFGQFALQAQDCGWVTARQIEASRRAMTRYIKRGGQIWIRIFPDKPVTMRPAETRMGSGKGNPEFWVAVVKPGRILFEMGGEDITEEIAKEAMRLAQYKLPVKTKFISNDKNLEVSSQENTKNKKQTQEEVKK, encoded by the coding sequence ATGCTTAGTCCAAAACGTACTAAATTTCGTAAACAACATAGAGGCAGAATGAGGGGGGTAGCCTCCAAAGGCAATACCATCGCATTCGGTCAATTTGCTCTCCAAGCTCAAGACTGTGGATGGGTCACTGCACGTCAGATCGAGGCAAGTAGACGAGCTATGACAAGGTATATCAAACGTGGAGGTCAAATCTGGATAAGAATATTTCCTGATAAGCCTGTAACCATGAGACCTGCCGAAACTAGAATGGGTTCTGGTAAAGGTAATCCCGAGTTTTGGGTTGCAGTTGTAAAACCAGGAAGAATACTTTTTGAAATGGGTGGTGAGGATATAACTGAGGAAATTGCAAAAGAAGCTATGCGTTTAGCTCAATACAAACTTCCTGTAAAAACAAAGTTTATCTCCAATGATAAAAATTTAGAAGTTTCCTCCCAAGAAAATACAAAAAATAAGAAACAAACTCAAGAGGAGGTTAAAAAATGA
- a CDS encoding adenylate kinase translates to MKKHLLFLGAPGAGKGTQAELLSQNNSYLHLSTGELLRKEIEMNTILGRKVKDIINKGELVSDDLVLKIVRQNLDKDNNGWILDGYPRNLSQAHSLNEVLKEINQPLEVVFYLDIPEDVLIKRLLLRGRKDDTEETIKTRVNIYKKTTEPLIQYFKDLSLLEYIDADRDLKTISSDIKQKMA, encoded by the coding sequence ATGAAAAAACACTTGCTATTTTTAGGAGCTCCTGGAGCAGGGAAAGGAACTCAGGCGGAATTACTAAGTCAAAATAATTCTTATTTACATCTTTCCACAGGTGAATTATTAAGAAAAGAAATTGAAATGAATACCATCCTTGGTAGAAAGGTAAAAGATATAATTAATAAAGGAGAGCTTGTTAGTGATGATCTTGTATTAAAAATAGTAAGGCAAAATTTAGATAAGGATAATAATGGTTGGATTTTAGATGGTTACCCAAGGAATTTATCTCAAGCCCATTCATTGAATGAGGTTTTAAAGGAAATAAATCAACCTCTAGAAGTAGTTTTTTACTTAGATATTCCTGAAGATGTTCTCATTAAGCGCTTGCTTTTAAGAGGTAGAAAAGATGATACTGAAGAGACTATTAAAACAAGAGTGAATATTTATAAAAAAACTACAGAGCCGTTAATTCAATATTTTAAAGATCTTTCGTTGCTAGAGTATATTGATGCTGATAGAGATTTAAAAACTATTTCCTCTGATATCAAACAAAAAATGGCTTGA
- the rpsS gene encoding 30S ribosomal protein S19, which yields MGRSLKKGPFIADSLLKKVEKQNTDNDKSVIKTWSRASTILPVMIGHTIAVHNGKTHIPVFITEQMIGHKLGEFAPTRTYRGHIRDKKGAKS from the coding sequence ATGGGACGTTCACTAAAAAAAGGACCTTTTATAGCGGATAGCTTGCTCAAAAAGGTAGAAAAACAAAATACTGATAATGACAAGTCTGTTATTAAAACTTGGTCTAGAGCTTCTACGATTTTACCTGTAATGATTGGCCACACAATCGCGGTACACAATGGCAAGACCCATATTCCTGTATTTATAACCGAACAAATGATCGGTCATAAATTGGGAGAATTTGCACCTACTCGCACTTACCGTGGTCACATAAGAGATAAGAAAGGAGCAAAATCATGA